GATCAACGTTCACGTCCTGCACGCCTGAAACGGACTTGAGGGCTTTGGTCACGGCAGTCTGGCAATGCCCGCAGGTCATGCCGCTGATGTTCAGTTCTGTAGTCATGGCGTTATTTTATATCCTCCCCAACAGGGTGTCAAGTTAAACAGGTAAGATCAAAGATGTTTTTATCGTCTCCTAGTTTGATTTTAAGCTTCTGCTTCCTCTATACTTAACTAAACCCCCCTGGGGGGATAAGGAGATCAGATGACAGCAAACGAATCGGCAACACTGGAGATTGGTGTGCAGGGGATGACCTGCGCGAGCTGCGTGGGCCGGGTGGAGCGCGGGCTGAAGAAGGTGGACGGCGTTGAGGACGCTACCGTCAACCTCGCCACCGAGCGGGCCACCGTGCGCTTTGACGCGGCCCAGACTGATGCCAAGACACTGATCGCCAAAGTGCGCGATGTGGGGTACGAACCTATCACCGCCGAGCTTGATCTCCCGATCACTGGGATGACCTGCGCCAACTGCGTGGGGCGCGTAGAGCGTGCCCTAAGTAAGGTAGACGGCGTGCTGAGCGCCAGCGTCAATCTGGCCAGCGAACGCGCCCACATTCAGTATTTGCCTGCCAGCACCACGCCGGGCCAGCTCAAGACCGCTGTGCGTGAAGCAGGCTACGGTGTGCTGGAAACAGAGGCCGGAGAAGCAGGCGTGGACACCCAGCGGGCGGCCCGTGAAGCGGAAGTCTCGCACCTGCGCTCGCAAGTCGTCTTCAGTGCCGTGTTTGCCGTCCCGCTGCTGCTACTGGCCATGCTGCCGATGCTGGTTCCGGCGCTGGATGCCGCATTGATGAGGGCAGTCCCAATGACGGCCCTCAACTGGATCATGCTGGCGCTGGCGGCCCCCGTGCAGTTCGGCCCCGGACGCCGCTTTTACCGCCTAGGCTGGGCCAGCCTCAAGCACCGCAGCCCCGATATGAACGCGCTGGTAATGATCGGCACTTCCGCCGCCTTCTTCTACAGTCTGGCCGTGACCCTCGCGCCGCAACTCTTCCCAGCGGGCACGGCGCACGTGTATTACGAAGCGTCGGGCGTGGTCATCACCCTGATTTTGCTAGGCAAGTATTTTGAGGCGCTAGCAAAGGGGCGCAGCAGCGAAGCGATGAAGACCCTACTCTCCTTGCAACCCAAAGAGGCGCGGGTCTTGCGGGGCGATATAGAAAGCCTGATTTCTGTAGACGAAGTGCAAGTCAGCGACACCTTGCGCGTCTTGCCCGGCGAGAGTATTCCGCTGGATGCCGAAGTTTTGGCGGGTCAGAGTTACGTCAACGAGAGCATGATTACCGGGGAGAGCGTGCCCATTCAAAAGACACAGGGTGCGGCCGTCATCGGCGGCACCCTCAACGGCAACGGAGCACTGACTTTGCGCGTGACCCGCGTGGGCAATGACACGGCTTTAGCGCAGATCATCAAGCTGGTCGAGACGGCCCAAGGCAGCAAGCCGCCGATTCAGGGGCTGGCCGACAAGGTGGTGGCGGTGTTCGTGCCTATCGTGCTGGTCATCGCCGCCGTGACCTTTGCCGCGTGGTTCTTTTTGGGTGGCGAGGGGGCGCTCAGTCAGGCGCTCATCAACATGGTCGCGGTCTTGATTATCGCCTGCCCCTGCGCGATGGGCCTGGCCACTCCAGTCAGCGTGATGGTCGGCACTGGCAAGGCCGCCGAACTGGGGGTGCTGTTCAAGAGTGGCACGGCGCTGGAAGGCTTACAGGCGGCGCAGGTCATCGCTCTGGACAAGACTGGCACACTGACAAAGGGCCAGCCGGAACTGACCGATCTGGAATTGACCGCTGGATTTGAACGTGAGCAGGTGCTGCGTCTTGTCGCCAGCGCCGAGCAAGACAGTGAACATCCCATCGCCCGCGCCATCGTGGACGCGGCCAAACGGGAGAGCCTAAGCCTGTCCGCGCCGCAGTCATCTCAGGCGGTGCCGGGCTTTGGACTGGAAGCCAGCGTGAACGGTGTGCGGGTTCAAGTCGGCGCAGACCGCTACATGGCGCAGTTGAACTTGAGTCCAGACGTGTTCGCCGCGCAAGCTGAGCAACTCGGCAATGAAGGCAAGAGTCCGCTTTACGTGGCCCTAGACGGTCAGTTGGCCGCGATTCTGGCAGTGGCCGACCCGGTCAAGGAGGGTAGTCGGGAAGCGGTGGCGGCCTTGCACAGTCAAGGATTGAAGGTGGCGATGATCACCGGGGACAATGCCCGCACCGCTCAGGCGATTGCTCGGCAACTTGGCATTGACCAAGTGCAGGCCGAGGTGTTGCCCGGCGACAAAGCTGAGGCGGTCAAGGCGTTGCAGGCGGGTGGTCAGAAGGTGGCCTTTGTCGGCGACGGCATCAATGACGCGCCCGCCCTGGCTCAAGCCGATGTGGGCATCGCGATTGGCACAGGTACGGACGTGGCCGTGGAGACGGCGGACGTGGTGCTGATGTCGGGCGACTTGCGCGGCGTGCCCAATGCACTGGCCCTCTCCAGGGCGACGCTGCGGAACATCCGGTTGAATCTCTTCTGGGCTTTTGGCTATAACATTCTGCTGATTCCGGTGGCGGCGGGCGTGCTGATTCCGGCCTTCGGGATTCGGCTCAGCCCAGTGCTGGCCGCCGCCGCGATGGGCTTTTCGAGCGTCTTCGTGCTGAGCAATGCCTTGCGTCTGCGGCGATTCAAGCCGCCACTGCCGCCTAGCAGCCCTGCTTCCCCCTCACCTGAGCGGCCGCCCGCTCCTGAAGCGCAAGGACGCCTCACATAACCAAACTTACCGTCGGCCCGTGGGTCGCTGCCCAGAAACTTCCCAGTACACACTGGATTCTGTCATCGTACTCTCCCCTCGAATTCCTGGCCGACTG
This portion of the Deinococcus detaillensis genome encodes:
- a CDS encoding CopZ family metallochaperone yields the protein MTTELNISGMTCGHCQTAVTKALKSVSGVQDVNVDLQGGTAQVQGQADPQALMAAVKEEGYGAQLRQ
- a CDS encoding heavy metal translocating P-type ATPase — its product is MTANESATLEIGVQGMTCASCVGRVERGLKKVDGVEDATVNLATERATVRFDAAQTDAKTLIAKVRDVGYEPITAELDLPITGMTCANCVGRVERALSKVDGVLSASVNLASERAHIQYLPASTTPGQLKTAVREAGYGVLETEAGEAGVDTQRAAREAEVSHLRSQVVFSAVFAVPLLLLAMLPMLVPALDAALMRAVPMTALNWIMLALAAPVQFGPGRRFYRLGWASLKHRSPDMNALVMIGTSAAFFYSLAVTLAPQLFPAGTAHVYYEASGVVITLILLGKYFEALAKGRSSEAMKTLLSLQPKEARVLRGDIESLISVDEVQVSDTLRVLPGESIPLDAEVLAGQSYVNESMITGESVPIQKTQGAAVIGGTLNGNGALTLRVTRVGNDTALAQIIKLVETAQGSKPPIQGLADKVVAVFVPIVLVIAAVTFAAWFFLGGEGALSQALINMVAVLIIACPCAMGLATPVSVMVGTGKAAELGVLFKSGTALEGLQAAQVIALDKTGTLTKGQPELTDLELTAGFEREQVLRLVASAEQDSEHPIARAIVDAAKRESLSLSAPQSSQAVPGFGLEASVNGVRVQVGADRYMAQLNLSPDVFAAQAEQLGNEGKSPLYVALDGQLAAILAVADPVKEGSREAVAALHSQGLKVAMITGDNARTAQAIARQLGIDQVQAEVLPGDKAEAVKALQAGGQKVAFVGDGINDAPALAQADVGIAIGTGTDVAVETADVVLMSGDLRGVPNALALSRATLRNIRLNLFWAFGYNILLIPVAAGVLIPAFGIRLSPVLAAAAMGFSSVFVLSNALRLRRFKPPLPPSSPASPSPERPPAPEAQGRLT